A region of Candidatus Wallbacteria bacterium DNA encodes the following proteins:
- a CDS encoding S8 family serine peptidase, with product MRNLVILTLCLVIAATVSAKGIVSAQFPEYLGQGSDAIGVMILVKTPDALKGPTENPVLNKHNIASATQPKLIESLKAMYAEETGKELVYTSYWVANAVFALVTKNMIDKIAEIPEVESVMPNIVMHSFGNAGPEVDDYTVRAEDTYNLARMNVQKVWNELSINGSGVKVGVVDSGLNTNLGFTDGKFVEGKCFKSGEVTTNITDVVGHGTHVCGTIIGGSAKGTLYDMSWGFPMPDGSFDGRIGVAPGAKLYFAKVMGDDGKGDFNDILAGMQWLCDLDGNPNTKDGVRVINVSLGAEESVPEMRQYIKQVTDAGVILVVANGNSGKKCGSPADFPETIAIGATDANDKKASFSSIGPSEFDGQTHIRPDVCAPGVKVISYFKDKLAKLDGTSMACPNACGVVTLMLQANPSLDREGVRSILKSTALDLDVSGPDNNTGWGRIDAYKAVKAALGKQSPLTAQLYALKNLDKDCRQSMERYHMGEIEDTVYLANVLSRENNLRQLADLLVSQRISVDSLISYLQESAKDDKSVEMQQLVRSLKELK from the coding sequence ATGCGCAATCTCGTGATTCTCACGCTGTGTCTAGTTATCGCGGCAACAGTATCTGCTAAAGGGATAGTTTCCGCCCAATTTCCAGAATACCTGGGGCAGGGTAGTGATGCGATCGGAGTCATGATCCTGGTCAAGACCCCGGATGCGCTGAAAGGGCCAACTGAAAATCCCGTCCTCAACAAGCACAACATAGCCAGTGCCACTCAGCCCAAGTTGATCGAGTCACTCAAGGCCATGTATGCCGAGGAAACCGGGAAAGAACTGGTTTACACCTCATACTGGGTGGCAAATGCAGTTTTCGCTTTAGTCACAAAGAACATGATCGATAAGATCGCCGAGATTCCGGAAGTAGAGAGCGTGATGCCGAACATAGTGATGCACTCATTCGGAAATGCGGGACCTGAAGTGGACGACTACACGGTTAGAGCAGAAGACACATACAATCTTGCCAGAATGAATGTGCAGAAAGTCTGGAACGAACTGTCCATCAACGGGAGTGGAGTCAAGGTAGGAGTTGTCGATTCAGGCTTGAACACGAACCTCGGATTCACAGACGGCAAGTTTGTGGAAGGAAAGTGTTTCAAGAGCGGTGAAGTTACGACCAACATCACCGATGTTGTGGGACACGGCACACATGTCTGCGGGACCATCATCGGCGGCAGCGCTAAAGGGACTCTGTACGACATGAGCTGGGGATTCCCCATGCCGGACGGTTCATTCGACGGCAGGATCGGTGTGGCGCCAGGTGCCAAGCTCTATTTCGCCAAGGTAATGGGAGACGACGGCAAAGGAGATTTCAACGACATTCTGGCAGGCATGCAGTGGCTCTGCGATCTGGACGGCAATCCCAATACCAAGGACGGAGTTCGCGTGATCAATGTATCACTTGGTGCTGAAGAGTCAGTGCCTGAAATGCGGCAGTATATCAAGCAGGTCACAGACGCAGGAGTGATCCTGGTGGTGGCAAACGGCAATTCAGGCAAGAAATGCGGCTCCCCGGCAGACTTTCCGGAGACGATTGCCATCGGTGCCACTGACGCCAATGACAAGAAAGCCTCCTTTTCCAGCATCGGCCCTTCTGAATTCGACGGGCAGACCCATATCAGGCCGGATGTCTGCGCTCCAGGCGTAAAAGTCATTTCCTACTTCAAGGATAAACTGGCGAAACTCGACGGCACTTCGATGGCTTGCCCGAATGCCTGCGGAGTTGTGACACTGATGCTGCAGGCCAATCCCAGCCTTGACAGGGAAGGAGTACGCTCGATCCTGAAATCCACCGCTCTTGATCTCGATGTTTCAGGACCGGACAACAACACCGGCTGGGGCAGGATCGACGCTTACAAGGCAGTCAAGGCGGCACTCGGCAAGCAGAGCCCTCTGACTGCTCAACTTTATGCCCTGAAAAATCTGGACAAAGACTGCAGGCAAAGCATGGAACGCTATCACATGGGTGAAATCGAAGATACAGTATACTTAGCCAATGTGCTCTCACGCGAGAATAACCTCAGGCAGCTGGCTGACCTGCTGGTTTCACAGCGGATCAGCGTAGACAGCCTGATCAGCTACCTGCAGGAATCAGCCAAGGACGATAAATCAGTTGAAATGCAGCAATTGGTGCGCTCTCTGAAGGAACTAAAGTAG
- a CDS encoding TIGR03936 family radical SAM-associated protein yields the protein MDFAKDGDLVYISHLDFQRLIQRVVRRACLPALYSEGFSPHMKISFPYALPLFLAVSSERFALELTEQIDDALLIDKLNSQAPKGLVFLAAKKTDTRSFQLQEDCSYLLEIKESEALLWRDAVTGILAVPGPESEKIKDFSLEGRFLRLNTRSPFNPMKFAATVSSRLNTTLYLGEIRKT from the coding sequence ATCGATTTCGCCAAAGACGGAGATCTTGTCTATATCTCACACCTGGATTTCCAGCGCCTGATCCAGAGAGTGGTCCGCCGCGCCTGCCTTCCTGCCCTTTATTCAGAAGGTTTCAGCCCGCACATGAAAATTTCTTTTCCTTATGCTCTGCCGCTTTTTCTGGCAGTCTCGTCCGAGCGCTTTGCCTTGGAGCTGACCGAGCAGATCGATGATGCTCTGCTGATTGATAAACTCAATTCACAGGCTCCCAAAGGACTGGTGTTTTTAGCCGCCAAAAAAACGGACACCCGCTCCTTTCAGCTTCAGGAAGACTGCAGTTATCTGCTTGAAATCAAGGAATCCGAAGCTCTGCTCTGGCGGGATGCCGTGACAGGAATTTTAGCTGTGCCTGGCCCGGAATCTGAGAAAATCAAGGATTTTTCCCTGGAAGGCCGTTTTCTCAGGCTCAACACGCGTTCCCCGTTCAATCCGATGAAATTTGCAGCCACAGTCAGCTCCAGGCTCAACACCACGCTTTATTTAGGAGAAATCAGGAAGACATGA
- a CDS encoding MOSC domain-containing protein — protein MKNEIHLTMNKLINGLDEILRSPKDKGRLEMIVIRPDMDEREVLAEGKLDPEEGLVGDNWQSRGKEGEGDKSVSSDSQLCIMNSRAIALVAQGKERWQLAGDQLFIDLDLSQANLPPGTKLAVGKAVIEVVKKPHLGCSKFAERFGQAANKFVNSPMGKENNLRGVNAKVVKAGTIKTGDTVKKL, from the coding sequence ATGAAAAACGAAATACACCTGACAATGAATAAACTGATCAATGGTCTGGATGAAATTTTAAGGTCACCTAAGGATAAAGGCAGGCTGGAAATGATTGTGATCAGGCCGGACATGGATGAGCGGGAAGTCCTGGCTGAAGGCAAGCTTGATCCGGAAGAAGGCCTGGTTGGAGACAACTGGCAGTCCCGCGGAAAAGAGGGCGAAGGTGACAAATCCGTGAGTTCGGATTCCCAGCTCTGTATAATGAACTCCAGAGCGATTGCTCTGGTGGCTCAAGGTAAAGAGCGCTGGCAGCTCGCCGGGGATCAGCTGTTCATCGACCTGGATCTGAGCCAGGCCAATCTGCCGCCAGGCACGAAATTAGCAGTCGGAAAAGCAGTGATCGAAGTGGTCAAAAAGCCTCATCTCGGCTGCTCCAAATTTGCCGAACGCTTTGGCCAGGCAGCCAATAAATTCGTCAACTCACCGATGGGAAAAGAGAATAACCTGCGAGGAGTGAACGCCAAAGTAGTCAAAGCTGGTACCATCAAAACCGGCGATACCGTAAAAAAACTCTGA
- a CDS encoding N-acetylmuramoyl-L-alanine amidase, translated as MKNPGWNFIVIMCVLMYLSLLSADEYDYRQAVSELIDQGGAPAEDSRLWVSYIEKASGVSVSDTLSMFREAASEFSVPETLLEAIGYLENNWTQIGPTVDRGWGVMHLVENGYCDTLGEAARLLNLDRQMLKDDPRQNIRGAAALLASYARESCVAPKNIEDWFGAASRFSGLVSQELRDFQAYNYFTILRDGVQEFNLFNQKVEVTANPAVNLSRIRPKSMDTRLKSVDYPDAEAAFTKYNHVDGRSHDIDTWVVHFIYEGTYAGAISYFQDSDAKVSAHFVIRHTDGEISQVVKAADTAWHCGAKNGQSNNQRSIGIEHEVTIAHPEWWDSKPMLKGSAKIARHFCDKYGIKIKHAFPGIVGHKEMPGCDTDCPGDCPWDTLMGLITDDTPAPAPDPSSKTGIVDSSDGVGNVRKGPDITYSVLTTLKNGTVVKVTGLEEVNWYKVIIPDGRTGYLNKSILTVK; from the coding sequence ATGAAAAATCCAGGCTGGAACTTCATAGTAATTATGTGCGTGTTGATGTATCTTTCACTGTTGTCCGCGGACGAGTATGACTACAGACAGGCCGTATCTGAGCTGATCGACCAAGGAGGAGCGCCGGCCGAGGACTCCCGCCTCTGGGTTTCTTACATAGAGAAAGCTTCCGGCGTATCTGTCAGCGACACTCTGAGTATGTTCCGCGAAGCCGCCTCCGAATTTTCCGTTCCTGAAACTCTCCTGGAAGCCATCGGTTATCTGGAGAACAACTGGACCCAGATCGGCCCCACTGTCGACAGGGGCTGGGGAGTGATGCACCTGGTGGAGAACGGCTATTGCGACACTCTGGGCGAAGCGGCCCGACTCCTGAACCTGGACCGTCAGATGCTGAAGGACGACCCCAGGCAGAATATCCGCGGCGCAGCTGCCCTGCTCGCATCCTATGCCAGAGAAAGCTGTGTTGCCCCAAAAAACATCGAAGACTGGTTCGGGGCTGCCTCCAGATTCTCAGGCCTGGTCAGCCAGGAACTCCGCGATTTTCAGGCTTACAATTACTTCACAATACTCAGGGACGGTGTGCAGGAGTTCAACCTCTTCAACCAGAAGGTAGAAGTGACGGCGAATCCGGCAGTAAACCTTTCCAGGATCAGGCCAAAGAGCATGGATACTCGCTTAAAATCAGTCGATTATCCGGATGCTGAAGCCGCCTTCACCAAATATAATCACGTCGACGGACGCAGTCACGACATTGACACCTGGGTCGTGCATTTCATTTACGAAGGCACTTATGCAGGTGCCATCTCTTATTTTCAGGATTCAGATGCCAAAGTCAGCGCTCATTTCGTGATCAGGCACACTGACGGCGAAATCTCACAGGTCGTAAAGGCGGCAGACACAGCCTGGCATTGCGGCGCGAAAAACGGGCAATCCAATAATCAGCGCTCCATCGGCATCGAACATGAAGTCACGATCGCACATCCGGAGTGGTGGGACAGCAAGCCGATGCTGAAGGGATCAGCCAAAATAGCCCGCCATTTCTGCGACAAATACGGTATCAAGATCAAGCATGCCTTTCCCGGCATTGTCGGGCACAAGGAAATGCCGGGCTGCGACACCGATTGTCCCGGAGACTGCCCCTGGGACACCCTGATGGGACTGATTACTGATGACACACCTGCACCCGCTCCTGACCCATCCTCTAAAACAGGAATTGTCGATTCCTCGGACGGTGTAGGCAATGTCAGGAAAGGTCCGGATATCACCTATTCAGTCCTGACCACTCTCAAGAACGGTACGGTTGTGAAAGTGACGGGACTGGAAGAGGTGAACTGGTATAAGGTGATCATACCGGACGGCAGAACAGGCTATCTCAACAAAAGTATTCTTACGGTGAAATGA
- a CDS encoding winged helix-turn-helix domain-containing protein, producing the protein MRSDIQKATRKDIIELLVGKFSRAGCISIIGLPGSGKTWLTGELRASLQKNGWNSVVLRCRDAWSAEDFYSSLSDILRLYAGDKEVPFCHDPDRFLDFLTKRGITLIIDDFHLAESRKTLDLLEKASTSAEGKVIVASRTRPKTAAGFSADIFSYPLPGLTEPETWEMIDSIFSFQNRDLLEDEAKRKVYSLSKGHPFSVKAICALLLSGEMTPARLAGDRKIDEIISDFFERSFWKSQNRDFRWILKQLCVFRIPVDREILEDISGNYGMEALARLRDSCLAEFDPYGKITLPMLLKSFISGKTAENEISALHEKAADLLQKRFGSEPAYLKEICYHFLCAGQKQAAIDALIKYRDAALFYPAADDLVPIIRNVLKAGYRVQDLKILLVSQLLMQGRFAEAKAELAGISGFFRQYYEACIEDSDGNSEKAQEMLLHLQEKADSGLKILLEYRIAQGYLFLGKYEKSREYLDRMRGSRDFDLSPNARVGYFKLSAQVYNCSGDLEKALTELTLAADLARQSGLRSRLGFILYSKGYYLMMLNRLEQAGQVAQEALKFCEEQDSTKSLGYVHDLLGALCKLAGDFRESIEHYLISQGFFRCNNDKINEASSQAETGGVYLRLGETEVAERYLAKAMETIERFEDLTPRCVATEFYCEYLIITGRFPEALSRLQSLEKHFQGSCPINCTYFNFLMGSVLEKSGEAGLAREYYSRYRLDLDNMPAEARKLKEEEESWWIGKMREPGKIRLLVREESSCIGSMEADAVRKKAESYEIFADFISLLLLVDGRKVDLFNKKIISKLLQELASNPGREFDAKQLYPKIWGRDFDPVADAGTFRSNISRLRRALDPEDPLRFVRNTEDSTGCCFNKSADYCILLP; encoded by the coding sequence ATGCGCAGCGATATCCAGAAAGCTACCAGAAAGGACATCATAGAGCTCCTGGTCGGTAAATTTTCCAGGGCAGGCTGCATAAGCATTATAGGCCTCCCCGGATCCGGTAAAACATGGCTGACAGGAGAATTGCGCGCCAGCCTGCAAAAGAACGGATGGAATTCAGTAGTCCTGCGCTGCAGGGATGCCTGGTCTGCAGAGGATTTTTACAGTTCACTTTCAGACATCCTGCGCCTTTATGCCGGCGACAAGGAAGTTCCCTTTTGCCATGATCCGGATCGGTTTCTCGATTTTCTGACCAAAAGGGGCATCACGCTGATCATCGACGATTTTCACCTGGCCGAAAGCAGGAAAACGCTTGATTTGCTGGAAAAAGCTTCCACATCCGCAGAAGGGAAAGTGATCGTCGCTTCCAGAACCAGACCTAAAACCGCAGCCGGATTTTCAGCGGATATTTTTTCATACCCCCTGCCCGGTCTGACCGAACCGGAAACTTGGGAGATGATTGATTCGATATTTTCGTTCCAGAACCGTGATCTTCTGGAGGATGAAGCGAAAAGAAAGGTCTACAGCCTGTCAAAGGGGCATCCCTTTTCGGTCAAGGCCATCTGCGCTCTTCTGCTGTCAGGTGAAATGACTCCTGCCAGGCTGGCAGGGGACCGGAAGATCGATGAAATCATCAGTGATTTTTTCGAGCGTTCGTTCTGGAAATCCCAGAACAGGGATTTCAGGTGGATCCTGAAACAGCTCTGCGTTTTCCGTATTCCAGTGGACCGAGAAATTCTGGAAGACATTTCAGGGAACTATGGAATGGAAGCGCTCGCCAGATTGAGGGATTCCTGCCTGGCCGAGTTTGACCCGTACGGCAAAATAACACTGCCCATGCTCCTGAAGAGCTTCATCTCAGGCAAAACAGCAGAAAACGAGATCAGCGCTTTGCATGAAAAAGCAGCTGATCTGCTGCAGAAGCGGTTCGGCTCAGAGCCGGCTTATCTGAAGGAGATCTGCTATCATTTTCTCTGCGCAGGGCAAAAGCAGGCAGCCATCGACGCACTGATAAAATACAGGGATGCGGCCCTTTTTTATCCTGCAGCCGATGACCTTGTGCCGATCATCAGGAATGTGCTGAAAGCCGGCTACCGCGTTCAGGACTTGAAAATCCTGCTGGTCTCCCAGCTGCTGATGCAGGGAAGGTTTGCTGAAGCCAAAGCGGAACTGGCCGGGATCAGCGGTTTTTTCAGGCAGTATTATGAAGCCTGCATCGAGGATTCCGACGGGAACAGCGAAAAGGCCCAGGAAATGCTGCTGCACCTTCAGGAGAAAGCGGATTCAGGCCTGAAAATCCTGCTGGAGTATCGGATAGCGCAAGGTTATCTTTTTCTCGGTAAGTATGAAAAAAGCAGGGAGTATCTGGATCGGATGCGCGGATCGCGTGACTTTGACCTGAGTCCGAATGCCCGTGTCGGTTATTTCAAACTCTCGGCCCAGGTTTACAATTGCTCAGGCGACCTTGAAAAAGCGCTGACAGAGCTGACGCTTGCCGCCGATCTGGCCAGGCAGAGCGGACTGAGAAGCAGGCTGGGATTCATCCTCTATTCAAAAGGATATTACCTGATGATGCTGAACAGGCTGGAACAGGCCGGACAGGTGGCTCAGGAAGCCTTGAAATTCTGCGAGGAGCAGGACTCCACCAAAAGCCTCGGGTATGTCCATGACCTGCTTGGCGCACTCTGCAAGCTGGCCGGTGATTTCAGGGAATCCATTGAACACTATCTGATAAGCCAGGGGTTCTTCAGATGCAACAACGATAAAATCAATGAGGCTTCTTCCCAGGCAGAAACCGGCGGGGTCTATTTAAGGCTTGGGGAAACCGAAGTTGCCGAGAGATATTTAGCGAAAGCCATGGAAACGATCGAAAGGTTTGAGGATCTTACTCCCAGATGCGTGGCCACCGAATTTTACTGCGAGTATCTGATCATTACAGGCCGATTCCCTGAAGCCCTGAGCCGGCTGCAGTCACTGGAAAAGCATTTTCAGGGCAGCTGCCCGATAAACTGCACTTACTTCAATTTCCTGATGGGTTCTGTGCTTGAAAAAAGCGGGGAAGCCGGGCTGGCGCGCGAATATTACAGCCGGTACAGGCTGGATCTGGATAACATGCCTGCCGAAGCCAGGAAATTGAAAGAAGAGGAAGAATCATGGTGGATCGGAAAAATGCGGGAGCCGGGAAAAATCAGGCTGCTGGTTCGGGAGGAATCATCCTGCATCGGCTCTATGGAAGCGGATGCTGTCAGGAAGAAAGCCGAGAGCTATGAAATCTTCGCTGATTTCATCAGTCTGTTGCTGCTGGTTGACGGCAGAAAGGTGGATCTGTTCAATAAAAAAATAATCTCAAAACTGCTGCAGGAGCTGGCTTCCAACCCAGGCCGGGAATTCGACGCAAAACAACTTTACCCGAAGATCTGGGGCAGGGATTTCGACCCAGTGGCAGATGCCGGCACTTTCCGCTCCAACATCTCGCGCCTGCGCAGAGCCCTTGATCCGGAGGACCCGCTCCGCTTCGTCCGGAACACAGAGGATTCGACAGGCTGCTGCTTCAACAAATCAGCCGATTACTGCATCCTGCTGCCCTGA
- a CDS encoding AAA family ATPase yields the protein MNTVSAQRCHRIGDLNTICDRISRTGCVFIVGIPGIGKSTLLAELSEKLEADEKYSGKVILFKCREGWSAKDFYSELVNRLNTALGSKKLSAESSPASIVEIIDSLSAALLIDEFHQIETAETLNITETAPDMRRGKLIVASRNIPDFGPIASAGIYIHRLKNMNRHDAGEMLETLLQLHSYSGVGQDLKNAVLNKTGGHPLLVKLLFGLIISGKMALNSMKHDEIGVTAHFTEPFSNLFWNDLDSKSMSLLKAFSVCRIPLSEAMLKNLDPGASALVEKLKKRCLLDADQSGRIWMQDMLRQLVRSKLTPENLKKLHLKMAKAFVSHTGMDPELLREAYFHYLEAGDTAKAEEVLIQLVEVNDFYQDSSLDLVHLYREALGRWKMKSDDVKYGYVDQLILSRKLEEAERIIPEIKGWRHYYLLGGLRQEQGRFAEAMEHFTKALIDCPTGKETLTFKLSICFCHTMLGDTAKAEAAMEKLASDPELKKHDLLQIVFCQNSAVSCYVSAKMRRGLEFAIQAETLCRKLGFQIRLASILYTKSILLIALNDHVAAETAVSESREISQKMGNLQQQMTASWAYSDLCLASGKIEESIQLRQQVLKIAETLNIRDWIVAAHGRIGYLYLLLNRLEEASRSFEHARESLRDLDNRRCRLHLALQQAPFLIATDRSGEAIEILNEVLPDAEKNSQLNACYIHFYLSKAFHHTGRKSDSEKSLKSYRDLLARLDPGTAKVAEKTTGAFEMVLAERKSAVTVIRNGTRSRLHTLKDKDKLLENSGKYEILLDFTSGRIFVDGEPIDFGRKRALLKILMEFAASVGRDLSMAAVFRRIWNRDFDHENDANVFRTHISRLRKLLDRGRPNRFILNSMESGNYRFNEQVSHCIILKG from the coding sequence ATGAATACTGTTTCAGCACAGCGCTGCCATAGGATCGGCGACCTTAACACGATCTGCGACCGGATCTCCCGGACAGGCTGCGTATTTATCGTCGGCATTCCCGGGATCGGAAAATCAACGCTTCTCGCGGAACTTTCCGAGAAACTCGAAGCTGACGAAAAATACTCCGGAAAGGTGATTCTCTTCAAATGCCGGGAAGGATGGAGCGCCAAAGATTTCTATTCCGAGCTGGTCAATCGTTTGAACACTGCCCTGGGAAGTAAAAAACTCTCTGCAGAAAGCAGCCCGGCCTCCATCGTCGAAATTATAGACAGCCTGTCTGCAGCATTGCTGATCGATGAGTTTCATCAGATCGAAACCGCTGAAACATTAAACATTACCGAGACAGCCCCTGACATGCGGAGGGGAAAGTTGATCGTGGCTTCCCGCAACATCCCTGATTTCGGGCCGATAGCTTCAGCAGGAATTTACATACACAGGTTGAAAAACATGAATCGGCATGATGCAGGCGAAATGCTGGAAACGCTTTTACAGCTGCACAGTTATTCCGGAGTAGGCCAGGACCTGAAAAATGCTGTCCTCAATAAAACCGGTGGACATCCCCTGCTGGTCAAGCTGCTTTTCGGTCTGATCATCTCGGGAAAAATGGCGCTGAACTCCATGAAACATGATGAAATCGGAGTAACGGCACACTTTACGGAACCTTTTTCAAACCTGTTCTGGAATGACCTGGACAGCAAATCAATGTCACTTTTGAAAGCTTTCAGCGTATGCAGAATCCCTCTCTCGGAGGCAATGCTGAAAAATCTGGATCCAGGAGCATCCGCACTGGTCGAAAAGCTTAAAAAACGCTGTCTGCTGGATGCAGATCAGAGTGGAAGGATCTGGATGCAGGACATGCTGCGACAGCTGGTGAGGAGCAAGCTTACTCCAGAAAATCTGAAAAAGCTCCATCTGAAGATGGCAAAAGCCTTCGTCTCCCATACCGGCATGGATCCTGAACTGCTTAGGGAAGCATATTTTCACTACCTGGAAGCCGGGGACACGGCCAAAGCTGAAGAGGTTTTGATTCAGCTTGTGGAAGTGAACGATTTTTACCAGGATTCCTCCCTGGACCTGGTGCATCTTTACAGGGAAGCCCTCGGAAGATGGAAAATGAAGAGCGACGATGTTAAATACGGTTATGTGGACCAGCTGATTCTGTCCCGAAAACTGGAAGAAGCTGAGCGGATCATCCCGGAAATCAAGGGCTGGCGCCATTACTATCTTCTGGGCGGCCTGCGTCAGGAGCAGGGGAGATTCGCTGAAGCAATGGAGCATTTCACCAAAGCTCTGATAGACTGTCCGACTGGCAAGGAGACTCTCACCTTCAAACTCTCCATCTGCTTCTGCCATACCATGCTTGGCGATACTGCTAAAGCGGAAGCAGCCATGGAAAAGCTCGCCTCTGACCCTGAACTCAAGAAGCATGATCTGCTGCAAATAGTGTTCTGCCAGAACTCGGCAGTCTCTTGCTACGTTTCAGCCAAAATGAGACGCGGCCTGGAATTCGCCATCCAGGCCGAAACTCTCTGCCGGAAGCTCGGATTTCAGATCAGACTGGCTTCCATACTTTACACAAAGAGCATTCTGCTGATTGCCCTGAACGACCATGTCGCAGCCGAAACTGCAGTCAGTGAATCCCGCGAAATCAGCCAGAAAATGGGTAACCTGCAACAGCAGATGACTGCCTCCTGGGCCTACTCGGATCTGTGCCTCGCTTCAGGGAAAATCGAAGAATCGATCCAGCTCAGGCAGCAGGTCTTGAAAATAGCCGAAACACTGAATATCAGAGACTGGATTGTGGCTGCTCACGGCAGGATCGGATATCTCTATCTTCTCCTGAACAGACTGGAAGAAGCTTCCAGGTCCTTTGAACATGCCAGGGAAAGCCTCAGAGACCTGGACAACAGGCGCTGCCGCCTTCATCTGGCACTTCAGCAGGCCCCGTTTCTGATCGCCACAGACCGCAGCGGCGAAGCGATCGAAATCCTGAATGAAGTGCTTCCTGACGCTGAAAAAAATTCGCAGCTCAATGCCTGCTATATTCATTTTTATCTGTCCAAGGCTTTTCACCATACAGGCAGGAAAAGTGACTCCGAAAAATCTCTCAAATCTTACAGAGACCTTCTGGCCCGGCTTGATCCGGGTACAGCCAAAGTCGCTGAAAAGACTACCGGGGCATTTGAGATGGTTCTGGCGGAGAGAAAATCCGCAGTCACTGTGATTCGCAATGGAACACGGTCGCGGCTTCACACACTGAAGGATAAAGATAAACTGCTGGAAAATTCCGGCAAGTATGAGATATTGCTTGACTTCACCTCAGGACGCATCTTCGTTGACGGCGAACCGATCGATTTTGGAAGGAAACGAGCGCTTTTGAAAATCCTGATGGAATTCGCTGCCTCTGTCGGGCGTGACCTTTCCATGGCCGCAGTTTTCAGGCGGATCTGGAACAGGGATTTCGATCATGAAAATGATGCGAATGTCTTCCGCACGCATATTTCCAGGCTGCGGAAACTTCTGGACAGAGGCAGGCCGAACAGATTCATCCTGAATTCGATGGAATCAGGTAACTACCGCTTCAACGAGCAGGTCAGCCACTGTATCATTCTAAAAGGCTGA